In Oryza brachyantha chromosome 1, ObraRS2, whole genome shotgun sequence, the following are encoded in one genomic region:
- the LOC102713431 gene encoding protein ANTAGONIST OF LIKE HETEROCHROMATIN PROTEIN 1-like: protein MRSTSGARPSSGGGGGGGGGGGEDDDYAFYYSFFQDAAAAGAAASPLSLDDAVAAAAAMTNGGRKRKRGGGDGADGAAASRKDGPGGVDGEGGNGRKRSIAKILTSLAALEAEEHSDRAGAADASRRELALLESNADHKSQAMMDYYTKMEGSFDAAAESDAAARSKRSRLAASAATAAVVATEEGAAETAAASASPSRASGGAGHHQRRLWVKDRSKAWWDRCNSPDYPEEEFRRAFRMGRETFDMICEALGSAVAKEDTMLRAAIPVRQRVAVCIWRLATGEPLRLVSKRFGLGISTCHKLVLEVCAAIKSVLMPRFLQWPDEATAAVFKEKFQTTYGVPGVIGAMYTTHIPIIAPKISVAAYFNRRHTERNQKTSYSITLQGVVGPDGAFTDVCIGWPGSMPDDQVLEKSMLHQRAAAGMMHNACLVGGASYPLMDWVLVPYTHQNLTWTQHAFNEKVDELRRVAVDAFARLKARWACLQKRTEVKLQDLPVVLGACCVLHNICETRGEVLDPELRYELVDDETSPEIPVRSEAAKRARDNIAHNLLHRGLAGTTFF, encoded by the coding sequence ATGAGATCCACATCCGGCGCCCGCCCCAgcagcggtggtggtggaggaggagggggagggggaggagaggacgaCGACTACGCCTTCTACTACTCTTTCTTccaggacgccgccgccgccggtgctgcTGCATCGCCGCTCAGTCTCGACGACGCCGTTGCGGCCGCAGCCGCCATGACCAACGGGGGACGGAAGCGGAAgcggggaggaggggatggGGCGGACGGTGCCGCCGCGTCCAGGAAGGACGGACCTGGAGGAGTAGACGGCGAGGGGGGCAACGGCAGGAAGCGCTCCATCGCCAAGATACTCACCTCGCTGGCGGCGCTCGAGGCGGAGGAGCACTCCGACCGCGCGGGCGCTGCCGACGCGTCCCGGCGGGAGCTCGCGCTGCTCGAGTCCAACGCCGACCACAAGTCGCAGGCCATGATGGACTACTACACCAAGATGGAGGGGAGCTTCGATGCGGCCGCGGagtccgacgccgccgcgcggtcCAAGCGCTCGCGACTCGCCGCTTCGGCCGCCACAGCGGCGGTCGTGGCTACAGAGGAAGGGGCAGCCGAgacggccgccgcgtcggcgtcaccgtcgcgggcgagcggcggggcgggcCACCACCAGCGGCGGCTGTGGGTGAAGGACCGGTCGAAGGCGTGGTGGGACCGATGCAACAGCCCCGACTACCCGGAGGAGGAATTCCGCCGCGCGTTCCGGATGGGGCGCGAGACGTTCGACATGATCTGCGAGGCGCTGGGCTCCGCGGTGGCCAAGGAGGACACCATGCTCCGCGCCGCCATCCCCGTGCGCCAGCGCGTCGCCGTCTGCATCTGGCGCCTCGCCACCGGCGAGCCACTCCGCCTCGTCTCCAAGCGCTTCGGCCTCGGCATCTCCACCTGCCACAAGCTCGTCCTCGAGGTCTGCGCCGCCATCAAGTCCGTCCTCATGCCGCGCTTCCTCCAGTGGCCCGAcgaggccaccgccgccgtatTCAAGGAGAAGTTCCAGACGACCTACGGCGTCCCGGGCGTCATCGGCGCCATGTACACCACCCACATCCCCATCATCGCGCCCAagatctccgtcgccgcctacTTCAACCGCCGCCACACGGAGCGCAACCAGAAGACGTcctactccatcacgctccaGGGGGTGGTCGGCCCCGACGGCGCCTTCACCGACGTCTGCATCGGCTGGCCGGGCTCCATGCCGGACGACCAGGTGCTGGAGAAGTCCATGCTGCAccagcgcgccgcggcggggatGATGCACAACGCctgcctcgtcggcggcgccagcTACCCGCTCATGGACTGGGTCCTGGTCCCCTACACGCACCAGAACCTGACGTGGACGCAGCACGCCTTCAACGAGAAGGTGGACGAGCTCCGGCGCGTCGCCGTGGACGCGTTCGCGCGTCTCAAGGCGCGGTGGGCGTGCCTCCAGAAGCGCACGGAGGTGAAGCTCCAGGACCTCCCCGTCGTGCTGGGCGCCTGCTGCGTCCTGCACAACATCTGCGAGACGCGCGGCGAGGTGCTCGACCCGGAGCTCCGGTACgagctcgtcgacgacgagaCCTCGCCGGAGATACCCGTCCGCTCCGAGGCCGCCAAGCGCGCCAGGGACAACATCGCCCACAACCTCCTCCaccgcggcctcgccggcacaaccttcttctga